One window of Rhodoflexus caldus genomic DNA carries:
- a CDS encoding SDR family NAD(P)-dependent oxidoreductase has translation METHFFITGTSRGIGRALAERLVKNPFHHVVGIARHPAFQHSRYTHLTADLTEVDKLPELAEKLFTEKPTAKKLVLINNAGTLSEIGYVGEIAETRMIASFRVNMIAPALLCSLFIRKYRHLQIPKTIINVSSGAGKNPYDGWAAYCASKAGLDMFSRCVQIEQDIRDLGFRIFSVAPGVVDTQMQQDIRQANTEGFSRIERFRLLKENRELSTPEEVAEKFIHLLDNEDQYPEVILDLRGI, from the coding sequence ATGGAAACACATTTCTTCATTACGGGAACAAGTCGGGGCATTGGGAGGGCACTTGCCGAGCGACTGGTCAAAAATCCTTTCCACCATGTGGTGGGTATAGCCAGACATCCGGCCTTTCAGCACAGCAGATACACGCATCTTACCGCTGACCTTACCGAAGTAGATAAATTGCCCGAATTGGCAGAAAAACTATTCACGGAAAAGCCGACAGCCAAAAAACTCGTGCTCATCAATAACGCAGGCACGCTCAGCGAAATTGGCTATGTGGGCGAAATTGCCGAAACACGGATGATTGCCTCGTTTCGCGTCAATATGATTGCGCCGGCGCTGCTGTGCAGTTTGTTTATTCGCAAATACAGACATCTGCAAATACCCAAAACAATTATCAACGTCAGTTCGGGAGCGGGCAAAAATCCTTATGACGGATGGGCTGCCTACTGCGCCTCCAAAGCCGGACTGGACATGTTTTCGCGCTGCGTACAAATAGAGCAGGACATCCGCGATTTAGGTTTTCGCATCTTTTCGGTTGCGCCGGGCGTGGTAGATACGCAAATGCAGCAAGATATCCGTCAGGCCAATACAGAAGGCTTCAGCCGCATTGAGCGATTCCGTTTGCTCAAAGAAAACCGCGAGTTGAGCACCCCCGAAGAAGTAGCTGAAAAATTTATCCACCTGCTCGATAACGAAGACCAATACCCCGAGGTGATTTTAGACCTGCGCGGGATTTGA
- a CDS encoding 7TM diverse intracellular signaling domain-containing protein — MLRALALWVACISLLPAVAFGQNQPFLITDRLQEQSVSSYADYLKVSDDTLSLNKIVANQHLLPFVPTGMEDINFGFSKDIFWFRLRVVNRSSVSDKWVLESSYPIIDSLTFFIQDANNRWQTFHTGDMIPFSQRNFADRRLVLPLDIPVGQERTIFIRLKTESSILMPLRIKHQDIFYQTNNIAELAYGIYYGVIMVMLLYNLFIFASLRDVNYLYYCISIGGGLMFFAATNGHLLYLWGDSVWWANKAVPFAMGTLTFGSALFARSFLEAKKYARRVGAMLIFIKYSGVLLLLMAFTVPYGVVVRVGAALLGLNAITILLTGILCWRSGYQAARFFVLAWASYLVGALLIVFRNFGLLPDSFITGHSVEIGNVMEVILLSLALSDKYSLMRREKAAAQAEALRIQKEANETLEQRVKERTQELAEANEELNNTIEELDITNTRLNEINAELAHKNADITSSINYANRIQQAMLPRIEQVKTAFNDFFVLFRPRDIVSGDFYWFSRINGRYSAIAAVDCTGHGVPGAFMSMIGNELLHEIIDTRCELRPDVILQQMHVGIKKVLRQDETFNQDGMDLALCVIDHEEKVLHFGGAKNPLIYVVNGELHHIRGSRFSIGGKELRIERQYETHQVSFAAGEICCYMFSDGYADQFGGAEGKKFMLKRLKNLLFDIHHLPMDEQLQALQNALTDWQRYRYRQVDDILVMGFKIG, encoded by the coding sequence ATGTTGCGTGCCCTTGCTCTGTGGGTAGCCTGTATTAGCCTGTTGCCTGCCGTCGCTTTTGGCCAAAATCAGCCCTTTCTGATAACTGACCGACTGCAAGAACAGTCGGTCAGTTCTTATGCAGACTATCTGAAAGTTTCAGACGATACGCTCAGTCTGAACAAAATTGTTGCAAATCAGCATTTGCTGCCCTTTGTGCCTACCGGCATGGAAGATATCAATTTTGGATTTTCCAAAGATATTTTTTGGTTTAGGCTGCGTGTTGTCAATCGGTCATCGGTCAGCGACAAATGGGTATTGGAAAGCAGCTATCCGATTATTGATTCGCTCACTTTCTTCATTCAGGATGCCAACAACCGGTGGCAAACTTTCCACACGGGCGATATGATACCTTTCAGCCAACGCAATTTTGCCGACAGGCGGCTGGTACTTCCGCTGGATATTCCCGTAGGGCAGGAGCGAACAATTTTTATCAGGCTAAAAACCGAATCCTCCATTCTGATGCCGCTGCGTATCAAACATCAGGATATATTTTACCAAACTAACAACATCGCAGAACTTGCTTACGGCATCTACTACGGCGTTATCATGGTGATGTTGCTGTATAACTTGTTCATCTTTGCCTCTCTGCGCGATGTAAATTACCTGTACTATTGCATCAGCATCGGCGGCGGGCTGATGTTTTTTGCTGCTACCAACGGCCATTTGCTTTACCTGTGGGGTGATTCGGTGTGGTGGGCTAATAAAGCTGTACCGTTTGCTATGGGAACGCTCACTTTTGGGTCTGCATTGTTTGCCCGTTCATTTTTGGAAGCCAAAAAGTATGCGCGCAGGGTAGGTGCCATGCTGATTTTCATCAAATATTCGGGTGTGCTGTTGCTCTTGATGGCATTTACTGTTCCTTATGGCGTAGTTGTTCGCGTAGGGGCAGCCTTGTTGGGGTTAAATGCCATTACCATTTTGCTGACGGGCATTCTTTGCTGGCGCAGCGGCTATCAGGCAGCGCGTTTTTTCGTGCTGGCATGGGCAAGTTACTTGGTGGGTGCGCTGCTGATTGTGTTCCGCAACTTCGGGTTGCTGCCCGATTCCTTTATCACAGGCCATTCGGTTGAAATCGGCAACGTGATGGAAGTGATATTGCTTTCGCTGGCACTCAGCGATAAGTACAGCCTGATGCGCCGTGAAAAAGCAGCTGCACAGGCAGAAGCGTTGCGCATACAAAAAGAGGCCAATGAAACACTGGAACAACGGGTGAAAGAACGCACGCAGGAGTTGGCAGAAGCCAATGAAGAGCTCAATAATACCATTGAGGAGTTAGACATTACCAATACGCGGCTCAATGAAATCAATGCGGAACTGGCGCATAAAAATGCCGACATTACGTCCAGTATCAACTACGCTAACCGCATCCAGCAGGCAATGCTGCCGCGAATAGAGCAAGTGAAAACGGCATTCAATGATTTCTTTGTGCTTTTCCGTCCCCGAGATATTGTCAGCGGCGATTTCTACTGGTTTTCGCGCATCAACGGGCGCTACTCTGCCATTGCAGCCGTGGACTGCACCGGGCACGGCGTTCCGGGGGCTTTTATGTCCATGATTGGCAATGAATTGTTGCATGAAATTATTGATACGCGCTGCGAACTGAGGCCTGATGTTATTTTGCAGCAGATGCACGTCGGCATCAAAAAGGTATTGCGGCAAGATGAAACATTTAATCAGGACGGGATGGATTTGGCACTGTGCGTAATTGACCATGAGGAGAAAGTGCTGCACTTCGGCGGCGCTAAAAACCCGCTGATTTATGTTGTCAACGGAGAGTTGCACCATATCCGCGGCAGTCGTTTCAGCATTGGCGGCAAAGAGTTGCGCATCGAGCGGCAGTACGAAACACATCAGGTATCATTTGCCGCAGGTGAAATATGTTGCTATATGTTTTCTGACGGTTATGCCGACCAGTTTGGTGGCGCAGAAGGTAAAAAATTCATGCTCAAAAGGCTTAAAAACCTGCTTTTTGATATTCACCATCTGCCAATGGATGAGCAGTTGCAAGCCCTGCAAAATGCCCTCACCGATTGGCAGCGCTATCGCTACCGTCAGGTGGACGATATTCTCGTGATGGGCTTTAAGATAGGATAA